One region of Mycobacterium riyadhense genomic DNA includes:
- a CDS encoding helix-turn-helix transcriptional regulator, translating into MSDTVRTTAGSHEESRGRRRAVLRVLRGSRAPMSIVAIADQLGVHPNTVRFHLEHLVADGHIERVEPRHRGPGRPALMFRAVRRMDDGGPRHYRMLAEILTIDLAAQHDSSAKALAAGRAWGQTLEPPAGAGSVEESIDHLVEVLDELGFAPERRTSRGRDTVGLRHCPFLELAEARANVVCPIHLGLMKGALETWAAPVAVERLEAFVEPDLCLAHLRPGRAAK; encoded by the coding sequence GTGAGTGACACGGTGCGTACTACGGCCGGATCGCACGAAGAATCCAGGGGTCGCCGTCGTGCCGTGCTGCGCGTGCTGCGGGGCTCGCGCGCGCCGATGAGTATCGTCGCGATCGCCGACCAGCTGGGCGTGCATCCCAACACGGTCCGTTTTCACCTCGAGCACCTGGTCGCAGACGGGCACATAGAGCGGGTTGAGCCCAGGCATCGGGGGCCGGGGCGTCCGGCGCTGATGTTCCGGGCGGTTCGGCGGATGGACGACGGCGGGCCGCGACATTATCGGATGCTCGCCGAGATCCTTACGATCGACCTTGCCGCTCAACATGATTCAAGCGCCAAGGCGCTCGCCGCAGGCCGGGCGTGGGGTCAAACGCTGGAACCTCCGGCGGGTGCCGGCAGCGTTGAGGAGTCGATCGACCACCTGGTCGAGGTGCTCGACGAGCTGGGGTTCGCCCCGGAGCGACGAACGTCCCGCGGCAGGGACACGGTGGGTCTGAGACACTGCCCTTTCCTCGAACTCGCCGAAGCCCGAGCCAACGTCGTATGCCCGATCCACCTCGGACTCATGAAAGGTGCCCTGGAGACCTGGGCGGCGCCAGTGGCAGTCGAGCGGCTTGAGGCATTTGTCGAGCCGGACCTTTGTCTGGCGCATCTGCGGCCCGGGCGAGCCGCCAAGTGA
- a CDS encoding NfeD family protein encodes MDAWLIWLIIAVVLLVVEMVTLTAAVGILGVAALITAGFAALGLNGPVQLLAFTVTAALGIVLIRPVVRRHMFAAQGQRFGVDALIGRHAYVLSEVSGLSGRVRINGEEWTARSYDENLVIPAGATVDVLEISGTTALVYPRE; translated from the coding sequence ATGGATGCATGGTTGATCTGGTTGATCATCGCCGTGGTGTTGCTGGTGGTCGAGATGGTCACCCTCACCGCCGCGGTCGGAATACTCGGGGTCGCCGCATTGATCACCGCGGGATTCGCCGCACTCGGATTGAACGGCCCCGTCCAACTGCTTGCGTTCACGGTTACCGCCGCCCTCGGGATAGTGCTGATCCGCCCCGTCGTTCGTCGGCACATGTTCGCGGCCCAGGGCCAGCGTTTTGGCGTTGACGCGTTGATCGGAAGGCACGCCTATGTCCTATCCGAGGTGTCAGGGCTGAGCGGCAGGGTGCGTATCAACGGTGAGGAATGGACTGCGCGCTCCTACGACGAAAACCTCGTGATACCCGCCGGAGCGACCGTCGACGTGCTGGAGATCAGCGGCACCACCGCACTCGTCTATCCCCGGGAGTAA
- a CDS encoding SPFH domain-containing protein, with the protein MSVSVIAGLVVALFAAFTVLRAVRIVPQARARNVERLGRYQRTLKPGLNFVIPYIDRVYPKIDLREQVVSFRPQPVITEDNLVVEIDTVIYFQVTEARAAAYEIADYLQAVEQLTVTTLRNVVGSMDLERTLTSRDTINSQLRGVLDEATGKWGLRVNRVEIKAIDPPQTIKDAMEKQMRAERDKRAAILGAEGQRQSRILTAEGDKQAAVLRAEGNRTARIVQAEGEARAIDEVFQSVHRNDPDPKLLAYQYLQMLPQLAQGAGSTFWVIPSEVTSALHEVSRAFTQALPKSSATREDTSEDLAARAAADTAQAAQAATEAREDAADAHRYRTASPSRP; encoded by the coding sequence ATGTCAGTATCTGTAATCGCCGGACTGGTCGTCGCACTGTTCGCCGCGTTCACCGTTTTGCGGGCCGTGCGCATCGTGCCCCAGGCCCGTGCCCGCAATGTCGAACGGCTCGGCCGCTACCAACGCACCTTGAAGCCGGGCCTCAACTTCGTCATTCCCTATATCGACCGCGTCTATCCGAAGATTGACCTACGGGAACAAGTGGTTTCGTTTCGGCCGCAACCGGTGATCACCGAGGATAATCTTGTCGTCGAGATCGATACCGTGATCTATTTCCAAGTCACCGAAGCGCGAGCAGCCGCCTACGAGATTGCCGACTACTTGCAGGCCGTCGAACAGCTCACGGTCACCACATTGCGCAACGTCGTCGGATCGATGGACCTGGAGCGCACGCTCACCTCCCGCGACACCATTAACAGCCAGCTCAGGGGTGTGCTCGATGAGGCAACCGGCAAGTGGGGACTGCGGGTCAACCGCGTCGAGATCAAGGCCATTGACCCGCCGCAGACCATCAAGGATGCAATGGAGAAACAGATGCGTGCCGAGCGCGACAAGCGCGCCGCAATCCTCGGCGCGGAAGGGCAACGCCAGTCTCGGATCCTCACCGCCGAAGGCGACAAGCAGGCCGCCGTTCTGCGCGCCGAGGGCAACCGGACCGCGCGGATCGTCCAGGCCGAGGGCGAGGCCCGCGCGATCGACGAGGTATTTCAGTCGGTGCACCGCAACGACCCGGACCCGAAACTCCTTGCCTACCAATATCTCCAAATGCTGCCGCAACTGGCTCAGGGGGCCGGAAGCACATTCTGGGTGATCCCGAGCGAGGTCACATCGGCGCTGCATGAAGTGTCTCGCGCATTCACGCAGGCGTTGCCCAAGTCATCGGCTACCCGCGAAGACACCTCCGAAGACTTGGCGGCGCGTGCCGCCGCCGACACGGCTCAGGCGGCACAGGCCGCCACCGAAGCACGCGAAGACGCCGCCGATGCCCACCGTTACCGGACAGCGTCACCATCGCGTCCGTAA
- a CDS encoding UPF0182 family protein, which produces MGKPSPGRPATIPRRARVLLIAGVALVVVVLIGPRLLDAYINWLWFGEVGFRRVWVTVLSTRVAIFVAVALIVGGPLFVAMLLAYRFRPVFLPGDQQKDPIVPFRNEVMRRPRPFGFGIALAVGVPCGLIAQLDWAKLLLFLHGGRFGIEDPEFGHDIAFFVFDVPFYRSILNWLFVAVGLAVVANLVTHYVFGGVRLRTRKGMLTWPARVQLSVLAGSFILLKAVAYWFDRYQLLSGNRKEPTFRGAGYTDIHAELPAKLVLLAIAVLCALTFFAVIFLRDLRVPAIATALLLLSSIFVGGAWPLLMEQFSVRPNAADVERPYIQRNIDATRQAFRIGGDWVEYRDYPGIGTKAPSDVPVDRTTIANVRLLDPTVLSRTFTQQQQLKNFYSFPAQLDIDRYRINGELQDYIVGVRELSPDSLTGNQRDWINRHTVYTHGNGFVAAPANRVNAAVREAAQASESNSGYPLYTVSDIASRSAGRQIIPVDQPRIYFGEVIAQSDPDYAIVGGAPGSEPREYDTDISKYSYTGAGGIPIGNWFNRMVFATKFTERNILFSRAIGSQSKVIIHRDPKERVQRVAPWLTTDTNAYPAVVNGRILWIVDAYTALDTYPYAQRASLEGPVTTATGALTPGKQVSYARNSVKATVDAYDGTVTLYEFDRNDPVLQAWMRAFPGSVKPEQAIPAELRVHFRYPENLFRVQRELLAKYHVNEPREFFTTNAFWSVPSDPTSDTNPNQPPFYVLVGDQQTAKPSFRLATAMVGYNREFLSAYVSAHSDPEAYGKLTVLQLPTDTLTQGPQQIQNSMISDTRVASERTLLERSNRIHYGNLLTLPIADGGVLYVEPLYTERISTNPNSATFPQLSRVLVGVREPRAEGGLRIGYAPTLAEALDQVFGPGTGRVATAPGGDAAREPPPQAALPAPTPVPPAAPLPVPGPAPTDDELRQAIEDVRAALERLQRALDANQTGGR; this is translated from the coding sequence ATGGGCAAACCTTCACCCGGGCGACCCGCGACGATACCGAGACGTGCCCGTGTCCTGCTGATCGCCGGAGTCGCACTCGTCGTGGTGGTGCTCATCGGGCCGAGGCTGCTGGATGCCTACATCAACTGGTTGTGGTTCGGCGAGGTCGGGTTCCGCAGAGTCTGGGTGACGGTGCTGTCCACCCGAGTGGCGATCTTCGTTGCGGTGGCGCTCATCGTGGGCGGTCCTCTTTTTGTGGCCATGCTGCTTGCCTATCGCTTCCGGCCGGTTTTCCTGCCCGGAGATCAGCAGAAAGACCCGATCGTGCCGTTTCGGAACGAGGTGATGCGCCGGCCGCGGCCGTTCGGGTTTGGCATTGCCCTCGCTGTCGGCGTGCCGTGCGGTCTTATTGCTCAGTTGGACTGGGCAAAACTTCTGCTGTTCCTTCACGGCGGGCGCTTCGGGATCGAAGATCCCGAATTCGGCCATGACATTGCGTTCTTCGTCTTTGATGTGCCCTTCTACCGGAGCATTCTGAATTGGCTATTTGTGGCCGTGGGTCTGGCCGTCGTGGCGAACTTGGTCACGCATTACGTGTTCGGCGGTGTACGCCTGCGGACGCGCAAGGGCATGCTGACATGGCCTGCGCGTGTTCAGCTTTCGGTGCTGGCCGGCAGCTTCATCCTGCTCAAGGCGGTTGCATACTGGTTCGACCGCTATCAGCTGCTGTCAGGTAACCGTAAGGAACCCACGTTCCGCGGCGCCGGTTATACCGACATTCACGCCGAGCTGCCGGCCAAGCTCGTCCTGCTGGCGATCGCGGTGCTGTGTGCGTTGACCTTCTTCGCAGTGATCTTCTTGCGAGACTTGCGTGTTCCCGCGATTGCCACCGCACTGCTGCTGCTGTCCTCAATATTCGTCGGCGGCGCATGGCCACTGCTGATGGAGCAGTTCTCGGTGCGGCCGAATGCCGCCGATGTCGAGCGCCCGTATATCCAGCGCAATATCGATGCGACCCGTCAGGCGTTCCGGATCGGCGGCGACTGGGTCGAATATCGGGACTATCCGGGCATCGGCACGAAAGCTCCTTCCGACGTTCCGGTGGACCGCACAACTATCGCCAATGTGCGGCTGCTGGATCCAACTGTCCTCTCGCGAACCTTCACCCAACAGCAGCAGCTCAAGAACTTCTACAGCTTCCCTGCGCAACTGGACATCGATCGGTATCGCATCAACGGCGAGCTGCAGGACTATATAGTCGGCGTGCGGGAGCTGTCCCCGGACAGCCTCACCGGGAATCAACGGGACTGGATCAACCGGCACACCGTTTACACCCACGGCAACGGTTTCGTTGCCGCTCCGGCCAACCGGGTGAATGCCGCGGTGCGCGAGGCCGCCCAAGCCTCGGAAAGCAACAGTGGTTACCCCCTTTACACAGTCAGCGATATCGCGTCACGGAGCGCCGGTAGACAAATCATCCCGGTCGATCAGCCGCGCATATATTTCGGCGAAGTGATCGCACAATCCGATCCCGACTACGCCATCGTCGGCGGTGCACCAGGGTCCGAGCCCCGCGAGTACGACACCGACATCTCGAAGTACAGCTACACCGGCGCCGGCGGGATACCGATCGGAAACTGGTTCAACCGCATGGTCTTTGCTACCAAGTTCACCGAGCGCAACATCCTCTTCTCGCGCGCGATCGGCTCGCAGTCGAAGGTGATCATCCACCGCGACCCCAAGGAACGCGTGCAGCGGGTGGCCCCGTGGCTCACCACCGACACCAATGCCTATCCGGCCGTGGTCAACGGACGCATCCTCTGGATCGTCGACGCCTACACCGCCCTAGACACCTATCCGTACGCGCAGCGCGCCTCACTCGAGGGCCCGGTAACCACCGCCACTGGCGCGCTCACGCCCGGCAAGCAGGTGTCGTACGCGCGCAACTCCGTCAAGGCCACCGTCGATGCCTACGACGGCACCGTGACGCTGTACGAGTTCGATCGAAACGACCCCGTCCTGCAGGCATGGATGCGCGCCTTTCCGGGCAGCGTGAAACCGGAACAAGCGATACCTGCCGAACTGCGGGTCCATTTCCGGTATCCAGAGAATCTGTTCCGCGTTCAGCGCGAGCTGCTCGCCAAGTATCACGTGAACGAGCCGCGAGAGTTCTTCACTACCAATGCATTCTGGTCGGTGCCGAGCGACCCGACCAGTGACACCAACCCAAACCAGCCGCCGTTCTACGTCCTCGTCGGCGACCAGCAGACGGCGAAGCCGTCCTTCCGGCTGGCCACTGCAATGGTGGGCTACAACCGAGAATTCCTGTCCGCCTACGTCTCGGCGCATTCGGATCCGGAAGCCTACGGCAAACTCACTGTGCTGCAACTGCCCACAGACACGTTGACCCAGGGGCCGCAACAGATACAGAACTCGATGATTTCCGACACCAGGGTGGCGTCCGAACGGACGCTGCTGGAGCGATCCAACCGGATCCATTACGGCAACCTGCTGACGCTGCCAATCGCCGACGGGGGTGTGCTTTATGTGGAACCGCTGTACACAGAACGGATTTCGACTAACCCGAACAGCGCGACATTCCCGCAACTTTCGCGGGTACTGGTAGGTGTGCGCGAGCCTCGGGCCGAGGGCGGGCTCCGGATCGGCTACGCCCCAACCCTGGCCGAAGCGCTCGACCAGGTTTTCGGCCCCGGCACGGGCCGCGTCGCCACCGCGCCCGGCGGCGACGCCGCTAGGGAACCGCCTCCCCAAGCCGCGCTACCCGCTCCGACGCCGGTGCCCCCGGCCGCTCCACTACCGGTGCCTGGCCCCGCTCCAACGGACGATGAATTGAGGCAAGCCATAGAGGATGTGCGCGCGGCGCTCGAGCGCTTGCAGCGCGCGCTGGACGCAAATCAAACTGGTGGCCGATAG